The following is a genomic window from Planctomycetia bacterium.
CTCTCTATGCCGTTTTCTGCTTGAGGAACCCATCATAGATCAGCGCGGCCACAACAGCCCCGACGATCGGGCCAATCCAATACACCAATTGCTGTGGCCAAAAGACATCGAGATTTCCGCTCATGGCCGCGACGATCCCGGGGCCAAATGTGCGGGCGGGGTTCATCGACGCGCCCGTTAGCGGACCTCCGACGAGGATATCCGCACAAACGATGAGTCCGATTCCGAAGCCGCCGATCTTGGGAGTGCGAGGATCAATTACCGTCCCGAAGACGGCCACGAGGAGCAGAAACGTCAGGCACGCCTCGATCAAGATAGCCTGCCCGGTCGTGACCGGATTCGCGTAGATCGGTGTGCCAAGGCTCGCCGCGAGGACGACCTGCTGATCGCCGACGGTCAGGCCTTTGAAAACGGCCAGCACCAGTGCGCCGGCGATTGTCGCGCCGATCAACTGGGCGATGATGTAACCAATCGCATCCGACAGGCTGATTCGTCCCGTCACCAGCATGGCAACCGTCACCGCAGGATTCACATGACCTCCGGATATATACATCGTGGCCGAGACCGCCACCGACAAGGCGATGCCGTGTGCAACGGCGATCCCCAGCAGACCCACTCCTGGAGCGAACTCCTGGTGGACCGCCAGGCACATCGCCCCGGCGCCGATGAAGCACAGCATGAAAGTCCCGACGGCCTCCGCGACGAACTTCGACGTATTGTTCATAAGGCTTGTCCTGCTCAATGATTCGAATCGTCAGACAGACAATACGGTGAAGGGTATGTGACCGCATCAGCGCGTGTCAAGATTGGTTCCACCGATGGCCGATCCGTGCCACGGGCACTATACTCCCGGAATAATATGCGCGGTTGGCACGCATGTCTTCTCCACGATTTCAACATGAGGTACCAGCATGGCACGGGTTTATCTATCGCACTTTGTCAGGGCCTTGATAGCCGTCAGCTTCCTGGGCCCATTCGCCGTCATCGCGGATCAGACCGCGCCGCCGACCGAGGCCGACGGCCCATCGCAAGTAGCGTCTGCCAACCTGAATCTCGAATACCAGTCATCCCCGCGTCGCTCGCGCCGCTCGCGCCGCCCGACGTCCTACAAGGTCGTCGACGTAAAGGGCGGCGGCACGCTTACCGGCACGGTCATCTACAAGGGCAAGATACCCGCCCCGCGCAAAATTCAAATCGTCAAGGATCACGAGTCCTGCGGAAAGCACCCCACCGAGGTGCCGCTGATGACCACCGACAGCGCGGGCCGTGTCGCACAGGCCGTCGCGTACCTGGCGGATATCAAAGAGGGCAAAGACTTCCCCGAGCCGGAGTCCAAGCCGCGCATCGATCAGAAAATCTGCGAATTCCACCCGCACATTCAGGTCGTCCGCGCCCGGCAGGAAGTCGAAATCCTCAACAGCGATCCCGTCGCCCACAACATCAACGCCTCGCAGCGCATCTACACCCTCTTTAACATCCTTCAGCCGCAGCAGGGCATGAAGGCCGTGCAGAAATTCACCAGGCCCGGAGTCGTCAATCTCAAGTGCAACGTCCACGACTGGATGCAGGGATACGTTCACGTCGCCCTGCACCCCTATTACCAGGTGACCGGCGCCGACGGCACCTTTCGTCTTGAGAATGTCCCGCCCGGCAAGTATGAACTGGCCGTCTGGCAGGAATATCTCGGCGAGCAGACGTTTCCCGTCGAAGTGAAGGCCGGGGAAACAAGCGACATGCAGATCGTGCTGAAGCCGAAGGACGGCGAAGAGGCAGACGCCAAGTAGCACAATTCGCATCCTATTGGAGCAGCGTATTCGTATTTCCATTTTCACCATCGCCAGTGAGGATTGAGCCAATGAGTCACGACAGCAGGACAATCAGAATGACAGTGATGGCGTTCGCCGTCGCCCTGGGCGCCGCCGCTTTGGATAGCCAGTCCGCCCGAGCCGCCGACAAGAAACTGGAACCGCTGGGCCCGGTGCCGATCCCCGCGGACAATCCCATGACCCCGGAAAAGATCGAATTGGGCAGGATGCTCTACTTCGATCCGCGCCTCTCCGGCGACAGCAGCCTCTCGTGCGCCAAGTGCCACGACCCGGCCAAGGGCTTTGCCAACGGGTTGCAGATGTCCGACGCCTACCCCGGCACCAAGCACTGGCGACATGCCCCCACCGCCCTGAACGCTGCCTACTCGAAGGCCCAATTCTGGGACGGCCGCGCAGACAGCCTCGAAGCGCAGGCCATCGGTCCGATCGCCGCGCCGATCGAGATGAACCAGAATTACACCCACCTCGTCGAAAAACTGAGCGGCATTCCCTGGTACCGCGACCAGTTCAAAAAGGTCTTTAAGAGCGACGTCAACATGGACAACCTCGCCAAGGCCATCGCCGCCTTCGAACGGACGATCGTGTCCAAGCCCGGCCCCGTGGACAAGTATCTGACGGGTGACAAATCGGCGCTGACCGACATGCAGAAGAAGGGCATGGGCCTCTTCACCGGCAAGGCCAACTGCATCGCCTGCCACCATGGGGCGAACCTGTCCGACGGCGAGTTCCACACCACCGGCGTCCCGGAAATCGAAGAGCTTAAAACGGAGTCCGATCGCATCGCCACGCGGCACTTCTTCGCCACCGATCAAAAGTATCCCAACCCGCGGAGCGTCAA
Proteins encoded in this region:
- a CDS encoding cytochrome-c peroxidase; its protein translation is MTVMAFAVALGAAALDSQSARAADKKLEPLGPVPIPADNPMTPEKIELGRMLYFDPRLSGDSSLSCAKCHDPAKGFANGLQMSDAYPGTKHWRHAPTALNAAYSKAQFWDGRADSLEAQAIGPIAAPIEMNQNYTHLVEKLSGIPWYRDQFKKVFKSDVNMDNLAKAIAAFERTIVSKPGPVDKYLTGDKSALTDMQKKGMGLFTGKANCIACHHGANLSDGEFHTTGVPEIEELKTESDRIATRHFFATDQKYPNPRSVNADYGRELITKSRSDRGKFKTPSLRELVHTAPYMHNGAFETLDDVIEFYMKGAGDHPNKDPLLKPFDLTDQEFDQLLEFLEALSSPSVVKVEKPAELPKKDDGTL
- a CDS encoding carboxypeptidase regulatory-like domain-containing protein gives rise to the protein MARVYLSHFVRALIAVSFLGPFAVIADQTAPPTEADGPSQVASANLNLEYQSSPRRSRRSRRPTSYKVVDVKGGGTLTGTVIYKGKIPAPRKIQIVKDHESCGKHPTEVPLMTTDSAGRVAQAVAYLADIKEGKDFPEPESKPRIDQKICEFHPHIQVVRARQEVEILNSDPVAHNINASQRIYTLFNILQPQQGMKAVQKFTRPGVVNLKCNVHDWMQGYVHVALHPYYQVTGADGTFRLENVPPGKYELAVWQEYLGEQTFPVEVKAGETSDMQIVLKPKDGEEADAK
- a CDS encoding aquaporin: MNNTSKFVAEAVGTFMLCFIGAGAMCLAVHQEFAPGVGLLGIAVAHGIALSVAVSATMYISGGHVNPAVTVAMLVTGRISLSDAIGYIIAQLIGATIAGALVLAVFKGLTVGDQQVVLAASLGTPIYANPVTTGQAILIEACLTFLLLVAVFGTVIDPRTPKIGGFGIGLIVCADILVGGPLTGASMNPARTFGPGIVAAMSGNLDVFWPQQLVYWIGPIVGAVVAALIYDGFLKQKTA